The Thioalkalivibrio sulfidiphilus HL-EbGr7 genome includes a window with the following:
- a CDS encoding TusE/DsrC/DsvC family sulfur relay protein, giving the protein MGIALNERRIETDEEGFLIDPEAWDETVAETLARQEGLELGAEHRKVLDFIRRHYDTQHVAVDARFVIKYLAEELGYGRQARQRLYELFPYGYMQQVCKIAGMRRPRAWSTG; this is encoded by the coding sequence ATGGGCATCGCACTGAACGAACGACGCATCGAGACCGACGAGGAAGGCTTCCTGATCGACCCGGAGGCCTGGGACGAGACCGTGGCCGAGACCCTGGCCCGGCAGGAGGGACTGGAGCTGGGCGCGGAGCACCGCAAGGTGCTGGACTTCATCCGTCGCCACTACGACACCCAGCACGTGGCCGTGGACGCCCGCTTCGTCATCAAGTACCTGGCCGAGGAACTGGGCTACGGCAGGCAGGCCCGCCAGCGGCTCTACGAGCTGTTCCCCTACGGCTACATGCAGCAGGTGTGCAAGATCGCCGGCATGCGCCGCCCCCGGGCCTGGAGCACGGGCTGA
- a CDS encoding small multi-drug export protein translates to MDLLWQYTLVFLAAATPWLEIMIVIPVAIGAGLAPVPVTIVSFVGNALPVFGIIALFQWWERRRGPVRRRWSARAMRVWAKWGLPGLALAGPAVTGIHLAAVMALALHADRRATALWMTVSLAFWSVGTTLVTVAGIEGFRQLFGGD, encoded by the coding sequence ATGGACCTCCTCTGGCAATACACCCTGGTCTTCCTCGCCGCCGCCACCCCCTGGCTGGAGATCATGATCGTGATCCCCGTGGCCATCGGCGCGGGGCTCGCGCCCGTGCCGGTGACGATCGTGAGCTTCGTGGGCAATGCCCTGCCGGTGTTCGGCATCATCGCGCTGTTTCAGTGGTGGGAACGGCGCCGGGGGCCGGTGCGCCGGCGCTGGAGCGCGCGGGCCATGCGGGTCTGGGCGAAGTGGGGCCTGCCGGGGCTGGCCCTGGCGGGTCCGGCGGTGACGGGGATTCACCTGGCGGCGGTGATGGCCCTGGCCCTGCACGCCGACCGGCGCGCCACGGCCCTGTGGATGACCGTGAGCCTCGCCTTCTGGTCCGTGGGCACGACCCTGGTGACCGTGGCAGGCATCGAGGGCTTCCGCCAACTGTTCGGCGGCGACTGA
- a CDS encoding fatty acid desaturase family protein, which translates to MPRIWRYEDGRWPNLAALTYCLAAYAGGLALITQGSLLLALPGILLLAHGLVIGAYLIHECAHNTILRDNRWNARLGENLSWLVGSAYGDYEGIRHKHFRHHVDRADIVAFDFRVHLQRHPALLRVIQTLEWFYIPAVDLLMHALVLILPFTLPSRRQRRTRVIGVLLTRLAFFGLIAALSPMALIYYAIAYLLFLHVLRFMDVHQHTYPLFEHLEQAQGESTPAFDRAHEERNTYSNLVSVRHPWMNLLTLNFGYHNAHHTRPTEPWYRLPALHRRLYGDQTDRVLPVGRLLGAYHRHRVARVLHADPPDRPVGDPSGFVGVVGVSFLTAH; encoded by the coding sequence ATGCCACGCATCTGGAGATACGAAGACGGCCGCTGGCCGAATCTCGCCGCACTGACCTATTGCCTCGCCGCCTACGCGGGCGGCCTCGCGCTGATCACCCAGGGTTCGCTGTTGCTCGCCCTGCCAGGCATCCTGCTGCTGGCCCACGGGCTGGTGATCGGCGCCTACCTGATCCACGAGTGCGCCCACAACACGATCCTTCGGGACAACCGCTGGAACGCCCGGCTCGGAGAGAACCTCAGCTGGCTGGTGGGCAGTGCCTACGGGGATTACGAGGGCATCCGCCACAAGCATTTCCGCCACCACGTGGATCGGGCCGACATCGTGGCCTTCGACTTCCGGGTGCATCTGCAGCGCCACCCGGCGCTGCTGCGGGTGATCCAGACCCTGGAATGGTTCTACATCCCGGCGGTGGACCTGCTCATGCACGCCCTGGTCCTGATCCTGCCGTTCACCCTGCCCTCGCGCCGGCAGCGGCGCACCCGGGTGATCGGGGTGCTGCTCACCCGTCTGGCCTTCTTCGGCCTGATTGCCGCCCTGAGCCCCATGGCGCTCATCTACTACGCCATTGCCTACCTGCTGTTCCTGCACGTGCTGCGCTTCATGGACGTGCACCAGCACACCTACCCCCTGTTCGAGCACCTGGAACAGGCCCAGGGCGAATCCACACCGGCCTTCGACCGGGCCCACGAGGAACGCAACACCTATTCCAACCTGGTCTCGGTGCGCCACCCGTGGATGAACCTGCTGACCCTGAACTTCGGTTATCACAACGCCCACCACACCCGGCCCACGGAACCCTGGTACCGGCTGCCGGCCCTGCATCGCAGGCTCTACGGCGATCAGACCGACCGGGTGCTGCCGGTCGGCCGGCTGCTCGGGGCCTACCACCGCCACCGGGTCGCCCGGGTGCTGCACGCGGACCCGCCGGACCGGCCGGTGGGCGATCCGTCGGGCTTCGTGGGCGTGGTGGGCGTGTCCTTTCTGACGGCGCACTGA
- a CDS encoding sugar phosphate isomerase/epimerase family protein → MELKVYKSLWGYDGDWKRAILEALADGFDGIEGPAPVQTSERRHFGRALQVHGLDYIAEICTAGSYVPDRQASPEEHLGSLRQRLEWSAELAPRRVTSLAGCDAWPEDTSRDFFAEAMALAESYNQEISFETHRGRSLFNPWTTRRLAEALPGLQLTADFSHWCVVCERLMDSERDVIEAIAPRVRHVHARVGYEQGPQVPHPAAPEYAQALSAHQGWWEIVWKAMAARGDTLATLTPEFGPDGYLHHLPFTGVPVADLREINRWMAHTERAHFAQCMAG, encoded by the coding sequence TTGGAACTCAAGGTCTACAAGAGCCTGTGGGGCTACGACGGCGACTGGAAGCGGGCCATCCTCGAGGCCCTGGCGGACGGCTTCGACGGCATCGAGGGGCCGGCCCCGGTACAGACCTCGGAGCGCCGGCATTTCGGCCGCGCCCTGCAGGTGCATGGTCTCGACTACATCGCCGAGATCTGCACCGCAGGCAGCTACGTGCCGGATCGCCAGGCAAGCCCGGAGGAACACCTGGGCTCGCTGCGCCAGCGCCTGGAATGGAGCGCGGAACTGGCGCCGCGGCGGGTGACCTCCCTGGCCGGTTGCGATGCCTGGCCCGAGGACACGAGCCGCGATTTCTTCGCCGAGGCCATGGCACTGGCCGAGTCCTACAACCAGGAGATCAGCTTCGAGACCCACCGGGGCCGGTCGCTCTTCAACCCCTGGACCACCCGGCGTCTGGCCGAGGCCCTGCCGGGACTTCAACTCACCGCCGACTTCAGCCACTGGTGCGTGGTGTGCGAACGGCTCATGGACAGCGAGCGGGACGTGATCGAGGCCATCGCCCCCCGGGTACGCCACGTGCACGCCCGGGTGGGCTACGAGCAGGGGCCGCAGGTGCCCCATCCGGCGGCCCCCGAGTATGCCCAGGCCCTGAGCGCGCATCAGGGCTGGTGGGAGATCGTCTGGAAGGCGATGGCAGCACGGGGCGACACCCTGGCCACCCTCACCCCGGAGTTCGGCCCCGACGGCTACCTGCACCACCTGCCCTTCACCGGCGTGCCCGTGGCCGACCTGCGCGAGATCAACCGCTGGATGGCCCATACCGAACGGGCGCACTTCGCCCAGTGCATGGCGGGGTAA
- a CDS encoding ABC transporter substrate-binding protein: protein MFKPLKRLFGALVGITMLGMSAQALSEPLKIGYSDWPGWVAWEVAIEKDWFKEEGVDVKFEWFDYVASMDAFAAGQLDAVAMTNGDALVTGATGARNVMIIINDYSNGNDMIIARRGISSVADLKGRKIGVEIGFVSHLLLLNALEKNGMSESDVELINVPTNETPQVLASGNVDAIVAWQPSSGQALNLVPGSTAIYTSADEPGLIYDVLAVSPTSLAANRDAWIKVARVWYRAVDYIQDPATRADAVRIMAARVGIPPADYEGFIEGTKILTREEAMEFFTKGDGFTSLYGSSKIADEFNVANDVYTEPQPVEDYIDASITGAL from the coding sequence ATGTTCAAACCCCTCAAGCGACTCTTCGGTGCCCTGGTGGGCATCACCATGCTGGGCATGTCCGCCCAGGCCCTGTCCGAACCCCTGAAGATCGGCTACAGCGACTGGCCCGGCTGGGTCGCCTGGGAAGTGGCCATCGAGAAGGACTGGTTCAAGGAAGAAGGGGTGGACGTGAAGTTCGAATGGTTCGACTACGTGGCCTCCATGGACGCCTTCGCCGCCGGCCAGCTGGATGCCGTGGCCATGACCAATGGCGATGCCCTGGTCACCGGCGCCACCGGCGCGCGCAACGTGATGATCATCATCAACGACTACTCCAACGGCAATGACATGATCATCGCCCGGCGCGGCATCAGCTCCGTGGCCGATCTGAAGGGCAGGAAGATCGGCGTGGAGATAGGCTTCGTCTCCCACCTGCTGCTGCTCAACGCCCTGGAGAAGAACGGCATGAGCGAATCGGACGTGGAGCTGATCAACGTGCCCACCAATGAGACGCCCCAGGTGCTCGCCTCCGGCAACGTGGACGCCATCGTCGCCTGGCAGCCCAGCTCCGGCCAGGCCCTGAACCTGGTGCCCGGCTCCACCGCCATCTACACCAGCGCCGACGAACCCGGTCTGATCTACGACGTGCTGGCGGTCTCCCCCACCAGCCTGGCCGCGAACCGTGACGCCTGGATCAAGGTGGCGCGGGTCTGGTACCGGGCGGTGGATTACATCCAGGATCCGGCCACCCGCGCCGACGCGGTGCGCATCATGGCCGCGCGCGTGGGCATCCCGCCCGCCGACTACGAGGGCTTCATCGAGGGCACCAAGATCCTGACCCGTGAAGAGGCCATGGAATTCTTCACGAAGGGCGACGGCTTCACCTCCCTGTACGGCTCCTCGAAGATCGCCGACGAGTTCAACGTCGCCAATGACGTGTATACCGAACCGCAGCCCGTCGAGGACTACATCGACGCCAGCATCACCGGCGCCCTGTAA